A genomic region of Chitinimonas arctica contains the following coding sequences:
- the phnX gene encoding phosphonoacetaldehyde hydrolase, which produces MPANHYRHTRHYHGPVQAIIFDWAGTLVDFGSFAPTQVLIDAFQGFGIAISMTEARVPMGLAKWDHIAALGRLPAVDARWREKYGFSMRREDVDALYAAFMPLQIERVAHYSTVIPGALPVLATLRARDIKLGSCSGYPRAVMDRLLPHARSQGLVVDHAVATDDLKPGGRPGPWMALANVIELGVSELAACIKVDDTVPGIEEGLAAGMWTVGLSLSGNEVGLSASEVCDLDAEALQQCRAGAVAKLSRAGAHYVIDSIADLPAVVDAIALRLAHGERP; this is translated from the coding sequence ATGCCAGCCAATCACTATCGCCACACGCGCCATTACCATGGACCGGTGCAAGCCATCATCTTCGACTGGGCCGGCACCCTGGTGGATTTCGGTTCCTTCGCCCCCACCCAGGTCTTGATCGATGCCTTCCAGGGCTTCGGCATCGCCATTTCCATGACCGAAGCGCGCGTTCCCATGGGCTTGGCGAAATGGGACCATATTGCCGCGCTGGGCCGCCTACCGGCGGTAGATGCCCGCTGGCGGGAAAAATACGGCTTCAGCATGCGGCGCGAGGACGTGGATGCGCTTTACGCCGCCTTTATGCCCTTGCAGATAGAGCGGGTGGCGCATTACTCCACGGTCATTCCCGGCGCCCTGCCGGTGCTCGCCACCTTGCGCGCGCGCGACATCAAGCTCGGCTCCTGCTCCGGCTATCCGCGTGCGGTCATGGACCGTTTATTACCGCATGCGAGGTCGCAAGGCCTGGTCGTCGATCACGCGGTCGCTACCGATGATCTAAAGCCCGGCGGCCGGCCCGGCCCGTGGATGGCCTTGGCCAACGTCATCGAACTGGGCGTAAGCGAATTGGCCGCCTGTATCAAGGTGGACGATACCGTCCCCGGCATAGAGGAAGGCTTGGCAGCCGGCATGTGGACCGTCGGCCTGTCGCTCTCCGGCAATGAAGTGGGGTTAAGCGCTAGCGAAGTGTGCGATCTGGATGCGGAGGCCTTGCAGCAATGCCGGGCTGGGGCGGTCGCCAAGTTAAGCCGGGCCGGCGCGCATTATGTGATCGACAGCATCGCCGACTTGCCGGCCGTGGTGGACGCCATCGCGCTCCGCCTCGCCCACGGAGAACGGCCATGA
- a CDS encoding GNAT family N-acetyltransferase, whose amino-acid sequence MPSFDQLTLTTPRLLLRPLRDADAPALFAIFSDPRVMRYWSTPPWPTLEEAHKLIARDVESMAAGKYVRFGMERLEDGQLLGNCTLFNLYEQCRRAEIGYGMSAAAWGKGYMHEALSAMLAYGFDEMALNRVEADIDPRNEASARSLERLGFKKEGHLRERWIVDGEVSDSGLYGLLRSEWKK is encoded by the coding sequence ATGCCCTCATTCGACCAACTCACGCTCACCACCCCGCGCCTGCTCCTGCGCCCCTTGCGCGATGCCGATGCGCCCGCCCTGTTCGCCATCTTTTCCGATCCGCGCGTGATGCGCTACTGGAGTACCCCGCCGTGGCCCACCCTTGAGGAGGCGCATAAGCTCATTGCCCGCGATGTCGAATCCATGGCGGCCGGCAAGTACGTCCGGTTCGGCATGGAGCGGCTGGAAGACGGCCAGTTGCTGGGCAATTGCACGCTGTTCAACCTTTATGAGCAGTGCAGGCGTGCCGAGATCGGCTACGGGATGAGCGCCGCCGCCTGGGGCAAGGGTTATATGCACGAAGCCTTGTCGGCCATGCTGGCCTACGGCTTCGACGAGATGGCATTGAATCGGGTCGAGGCCGATATCGATCCCCGCAACGAAGCTTCCGCCAGGAGCCTGGAGCGCTTGGGCTTTAAAAAGGAAGGCCATCTGCGCGAACGGTGGATCGTCGATGGCGAGGTGTCCGATTCCGGCTTGTATGGTTTGTTGCGTAGCGAGTGGAAGAAATAG
- a CDS encoding AAA family ATPase, translated as MIKGFYIDNFKSLVDFRLPPTPHQLGSFTCLVGLNGAGKSTVLQAFDFVGHLANGQVASWLKQREWKASDLTSRFLKLKKLIQFELEVEVPGEGRIVWSGAFNTTEMRCTAETVTVDGVEQALHIKDGQLLVAGTDSKPSVQYPVRSMKYEGSTLSFINVRDVHPALGVLKHVAANLRSLDLLSPQSMRRRAKEGADIGYGGERLGAFIHGLPAKDKAALTKALKKFYPQVSELSTTALRAGWKDLRIVEQYDSVQTAPSRLESDARQVNDGLLRVLAILSQVSMSKTTDHSKRIGDLGQSCVLFDEIENGINPELMQKLVRLLLDAERQVIVTTHSPLVLNYLPDDIAREAVLLLYRNSAGHTKVVRLFDLPSTQKKLALLGPGEVFVDTHLEALPAEAMALVKVQAS; from the coding sequence ATGATCAAGGGCTTTTACATCGACAACTTCAAATCGCTAGTCGACTTCCGTCTGCCGCCAACACCTCATCAACTGGGTTCGTTCACCTGCTTGGTGGGGCTGAACGGGGCGGGCAAGTCCACGGTGCTGCAGGCTTTCGACTTTGTGGGACACTTGGCCAACGGGCAGGTGGCGTCGTGGTTAAAGCAGCGCGAATGGAAAGCTTCTGATTTGACTAGTCGGTTCTTGAAGCTCAAGAAGTTGATCCAATTCGAGCTGGAGGTAGAGGTGCCCGGCGAGGGGCGCATAGTCTGGAGTGGAGCGTTCAATACTACCGAGATGCGTTGCACCGCAGAGACGGTGACGGTCGACGGCGTGGAGCAGGCACTGCACATCAAGGATGGGCAGTTGCTGGTAGCGGGCACGGACAGTAAACCCTCGGTGCAGTATCCCGTGCGTTCAATGAAGTACGAGGGATCGACCCTCTCGTTCATCAATGTTCGCGATGTCCATCCGGCCTTGGGTGTATTGAAGCATGTGGCGGCCAACCTACGCTCGCTCGACCTTTTGTCGCCCCAGTCCATGCGTCGGCGTGCCAAGGAAGGAGCAGATATTGGCTATGGCGGCGAACGACTGGGTGCTTTTATCCATGGCTTGCCCGCCAAGGACAAGGCTGCGCTGACCAAGGCCCTGAAGAAGTTCTACCCGCAGGTTTCAGAACTTTCAACTACCGCGCTGCGGGCGGGTTGGAAAGATCTGCGCATCGTTGAGCAGTACGACAGCGTACAAACCGCGCCTTCACGTCTTGAGTCGGATGCACGCCAGGTAAATGATGGTTTGCTGCGCGTATTGGCAATCCTCTCGCAAGTGAGCATGTCGAAAACCACCGACCATTCCAAACGGATAGGTGACCTGGGTCAAAGCTGCGTGCTCTTCGATGAGATCGAAAACGGCATCAACCCGGAGTTGATGCAGAAGCTAGTGCGGCTGCTGCTCGACGCTGAGCGTCAGGTGATCGTGACTACACACAGTCCCTTGGTGTTGAACTACTTGCCAGATGACATTGCCAGGGAAGCGGTATTGCTGCTGTATAGGAACAGTGCTGGACACACCAAGGTGGTTCGTCTGTTTGATCTACCCAGCACGCAGAAGAAGCTCGCTCTGCTAGGCCCGGGTGAGGTGTTTGTCGACACGCATCTGGAGGCGCTGCCTGCTGAGGCGATGGCACTGGTGAAAGTCCAAGCGTCATGA
- a CDS encoding 2-aminoethylphosphonate--pyruvate transaminase: MRDPILLTPGPLSTTLATKTAMLHDWGSWDSGFNRLTADICRRLVALIDGGEEYACVPMQGSGTFAVEAAIGSLLPRDGKLLVLCNGAYGKRMARLAEVMGRAVTILDFGETAPVDPARVAQRLASDLAITHVGVIYCETSTGILNPLREIADVVARAGKRLVIDAMSALGALPLSARETPFDAVIASANKCLEGVPGMGFVLVRRHSLEAAQGNAHSLSLDLYDQWRYLQQTGQWRYTPPTHVVAALSAALDQFDAEGGRPARLARYQANCDMLLEGLQQLDLQPFLPAAIQAPVIVTAHAPTHPAWRFDAFYQRVKAYGVVLYPGKLTELETFRIGCIGAIGQAEIQLALDAMAHALTEMRIRN, from the coding sequence ATGCGCGACCCCATTTTGCTGACCCCTGGCCCCCTGAGCACCACCCTGGCGACCAAGACCGCCATGCTGCACGACTGGGGTTCCTGGGATAGCGGCTTCAATCGCTTGACGGCCGATATCTGCCGGCGCCTGGTCGCCTTGATCGATGGTGGCGAGGAATATGCCTGCGTGCCCATGCAGGGTTCCGGCACCTTCGCGGTGGAGGCGGCGATAGGCAGCCTGCTGCCCCGCGACGGTAAGCTGCTGGTACTGTGCAACGGCGCCTATGGCAAGCGCATGGCCCGGCTGGCCGAGGTCATGGGACGCGCCGTCACGATTCTGGACTTCGGCGAGACCGCTCCCGTCGATCCCGCCCGCGTTGCCCAGCGCCTGGCAAGCGATCTCGCCATCACCCATGTCGGCGTAATCTACTGCGAAACCAGCACCGGCATCCTCAATCCCCTGCGGGAAATCGCCGACGTGGTGGCCCGCGCCGGCAAGCGCCTGGTCATCGATGCGATGAGCGCCTTGGGCGCCCTGCCGCTCTCGGCTCGCGAAACGCCGTTCGATGCCGTGATCGCCAGCGCCAACAAATGCCTGGAGGGTGTCCCCGGCATGGGCTTCGTCCTGGTGCGGCGGCATAGCCTGGAGGCGGCGCAGGGCAATGCCCATTCGCTGTCGCTGGATCTGTACGACCAGTGGCGGTATCTGCAGCAAACCGGGCAATGGCGCTACACCCCGCCTACCCATGTGGTGGCGGCCCTGTCCGCCGCGCTCGATCAGTTCGATGCCGAGGGTGGCCGCCCGGCCCGCCTGGCGCGCTACCAAGCCAACTGCGACATGCTGCTGGAAGGCTTGCAGCAACTGGATTTGCAGCCTTTCCTGCCAGCCGCCATCCAGGCACCCGTCATCGTCACCGCCCACGCCCCGACTCATCCAGCGTGGCGATTCGACGCCTTCTATCAACGCGTCAAGGCCTATGGCGTGGTGCTCTATCCCGGCAAATTGACCGAGCTGGAGACCTTCCGTATCGGCTGCATAGGCGCCATAGGCCAGGCGGAAATCCAACTGGCACTGGATGCCATGGCACACGCGCTGACCGAGATGCGAATCCGTAACTAA
- a CDS encoding TIGR03364 family FAD-dependent oxidoreductase: MSPPRLAVIGAGMLGLAHAWAAVRRGYAVTVFERDHQACGASVRNFGLGLLLGQTQGEMLELAHRTRSLWLDLLPALGCWHKAQGSLMVARDDAEWAVLQIFQQDLGQVYGTRLLDPAQLALHHVHGLGGLRSHHEIAFDARRTIPAFARWLAEVHGVRFHYGTQVHTIALPELHTSRGPHHADRVIVCAGHDFQTLYPGAFADLDLQRCRLQMLRLANPGMVLGPTLMTGLSTLHYGAFTQHPPLAAPLARLRERLAGEQPALPANGIHLIVQQVGKSGDLIVGDSHHYGADVSPFNSEEVDTLILGLAEQLLARPLRVKERWQGVYAKGADAYVNLQPAPDVQCVAITAGVGMSIGLALAERVLHA; this comes from the coding sequence ATGAGCCCGCCGCGCCTGGCCGTCATCGGCGCGGGCATGCTGGGTTTGGCCCATGCCTGGGCGGCCGTGCGGCGAGGCTATGCCGTCACGGTATTCGAGCGCGACCACCAAGCCTGTGGCGCGTCGGTGCGCAATTTTGGACTGGGCTTGCTCCTGGGCCAGACCCAGGGCGAGATGCTGGAGCTGGCCCACCGCACCCGCAGCCTCTGGCTGGACCTGCTGCCGGCCCTGGGCTGCTGGCACAAGGCCCAGGGCAGCCTCATGGTGGCCCGCGACGACGCCGAATGGGCGGTCCTGCAAATCTTCCAGCAGGACCTGGGCCAGGTTTACGGCACCCGCCTGCTCGATCCCGCCCAGCTTGCCCTGCACCACGTACACGGCTTGGGCGGCTTGCGCAGCCACCACGAAATCGCCTTCGATGCCCGCCGTACCATCCCGGCGTTCGCGCGCTGGCTGGCCGAAGTACACGGTGTGCGCTTCCATTACGGCACCCAGGTCCATACCATCGCGCTGCCCGAACTGCATACCAGCCGCGGACCACACCATGCCGACCGCGTCATCGTATGCGCCGGTCACGATTTCCAGACGCTTTACCCCGGCGCCTTCGCCGATTTGGATTTGCAGCGCTGCCGACTGCAGATGCTGCGGCTGGCCAACCCCGGCATGGTGCTGGGGCCGACCCTGATGACCGGCCTCTCCACCCTGCATTACGGTGCCTTCACCCAACATCCGCCCTTGGCGGCGCCACTGGCCCGACTGCGGGAACGCCTGGCAGGCGAACAACCCGCGCTGCCGGCGAATGGCATTCATCTGATCGTCCAGCAAGTGGGTAAAAGCGGCGACCTGATCGTCGGCGACTCGCACCATTACGGCGCCGACGTCTCGCCCTTCAACAGCGAAGAGGTCGACACGCTGATTCTGGGGCTGGCCGAACAGTTGCTGGCTAGGCCCTTGCGGGTAAAGGAGCGCTGGCAGGGCGTCTATGCCAAGGGAGCCGATGCCTATGTGAATTTGCAGCCGGCACCGGACGTGCAGTGCGTCGCCATCACGGCGGGCGTGGGCATGAGCATCGGCTTGGCCCTGGCGGAACGGGTGCTGCATGCCTGA
- a CDS encoding tachylectin-related carbohydrate-binding protein — MRKYQLIVIFSAILATAGNVQADTRAFATESIGTAKQSVQASTPTPVYAIAWNGDMLFYKHAGTGDGSPNWPIQAVKIGHGWNFKQVFAGDNGAVYAILDNGDMLFYKHAGYNDGSANWPIQAKKIGHGWNFKQVFAGDNGAIYAIQDNGDMLFYQHAGFNDGSANWPIQAKKIGHGWDFKQVFAGDNGSVYAIQHNGDMLFYKHAGFNDGSANWPIQAKKIGHGWNFKQIFAGDNGTIYAIHDNGDMRFYKHAGFNDGSVNWPIQAQKIGNGWNFRQVFGGSN, encoded by the coding sequence ATGCGTAAATATCAATTGATCGTTATTTTTTCCGCCATCTTGGCTACGGCCGGAAATGTTCAGGCTGATACCAGGGCTTTTGCCACGGAAAGTATCGGCACAGCGAAACAGTCGGTTCAAGCGAGTACCCCGACTCCCGTCTACGCAATCGCATGGAATGGCGATATGCTTTTCTATAAGCATGCGGGTACGGGCGACGGTTCACCCAACTGGCCTATCCAGGCAGTCAAGATAGGCCATGGCTGGAACTTCAAACAAGTCTTTGCAGGCGATAATGGGGCCGTCTACGCAATATTGGACAACGGCGACATGCTCTTCTACAAGCATGCGGGCTATAACGACGGCTCGGCCAATTGGCCTATCCAGGCAAAAAAGATCGGCCACGGCTGGAATTTCAAGCAAGTCTTCGCTGGCGATAATGGCGCCATCTACGCCATACAGGACAACGGCGACATGCTGTTCTACCAGCATGCGGGTTTTAATGATGGTTCGGCTAATTGGCCTATCCAAGCCAAAAAGATCGGCCACGGCTGGGATTTCAAACAGGTCTTCGCCGGCGATAATGGTTCTGTCTATGCCATCCAGCACAACGGCGACATGCTCTTCTACAAGCATGCGGGGTTTAACGACGGTTCGGCCAATTGGCCCATTCAAGCCAAAAAGATAGGTCACGGCTGGAACTTCAAGCAGATCTTCGCTGGCGATAATGGAACCATCTATGCCATCCATGACAATGGCGACATGCGCTTCTACAAGCATGCGGGCTTCAACGACGGCTCCGTTAACTGGCCTATCCAAGCCCAGAAAATAGGCAATGGCTGGAATTTCCGGCAAGTCTTCGGTGGGAGTAACTGA
- a CDS encoding peptidylprolyl isomerase yields MRRPAYQRLALWASLTVSLTVGAASRDSVNDPSLVARINGEPVTLAGLSVLQRIGGHQEGAAPLNKVLASLIDNRLLGDYASRRFDEAALFPAVGVAFARDVAVEDQLIANLRRVYKAELEAALAKVGGLDKLVLQRHSPTPQTLETVFPRTDTVRLDGELSAAQLGQAGRIPLLDYRLPHGEQGRITLGDIWHRQNIQGKTQLAGGDAGFREQQAMQLLAGKFVLAWTRRDSGLAIADLDLLRRAIEDRDRRGALLRLLGVEADMHYSSDHLARLAAAITSAEVQDYYVAHPAEFKRIEKVRARHIRCADAGRCQSAYEKLQHGGDFSEVAKAFSDAEDAGQGGELGWLLPNAGQAPWLNELAFALPPGKPSRPVREPARDGVASWRIVLVEERREGMQPADSEAVRYIASQALAKRKAVAYFKDLRESLYREADVELNPDALGFRQAALPGKE; encoded by the coding sequence ATGCGCCGGCCTGCTTACCAGCGGCTGGCGCTCTGGGCTTCGCTGACCGTCAGTTTGACGGTCGGTGCGGCCAGTCGCGACAGCGTCAACGACCCGTCCCTTGTCGCCCGCATCAACGGCGAACCCGTAACGCTTGCCGGCTTGTCCGTGCTGCAACGCATTGGCGGCCACCAAGAGGGCGCCGCGCCCTTGAATAAGGTCCTGGCCTCGCTGATCGATAATCGTCTGCTGGGCGACTACGCCAGCCGGCGCTTCGACGAAGCGGCCTTGTTTCCGGCTGTCGGCGTGGCGTTTGCCCGCGATGTGGCCGTCGAGGATCAATTGATCGCCAATCTGCGGCGCGTCTACAAGGCCGAACTGGAAGCCGCGCTGGCCAAGGTGGGCGGCCTGGACAAACTGGTTCTCCAGCGCCACTCACCTACGCCGCAGACCCTGGAAACCGTTTTTCCCCGTACCGATACGGTGCGCCTGGATGGGGAGTTGTCGGCGGCCCAGCTCGGGCAAGCCGGGCGGATTCCCTTGCTCGACTATCGCCTGCCCCATGGCGAGCAGGGCCGTATCACCCTGGGGGATATCTGGCATAGGCAGAATATCCAGGGCAAGACCCAATTGGCCGGCGGCGACGCGGGTTTCCGCGAGCAGCAGGCCATGCAACTGCTGGCCGGTAAATTCGTGCTGGCGTGGACCCGGCGCGACAGCGGTCTGGCCATTGCCGACCTGGACCTGTTGCGCCGCGCGATCGAGGACCGCGATCGCCGGGGCGCACTGTTGCGGCTGCTGGGGGTGGAGGCGGATATGCATTACAGCAGTGACCATCTTGCGCGCCTCGCTGCCGCGATCACCTCCGCCGAAGTACAAGACTATTACGTTGCCCATCCGGCGGAATTCAAGCGAATCGAAAAAGTACGGGCCCGCCACATTCGCTGTGCCGATGCCGGCCGCTGCCAAAGCGCCTACGAGAAATTGCAACACGGCGGGGATTTCTCTGAGGTCGCGAAGGCGTTTTCCGATGCGGAGGATGCGGGGCAGGGCGGCGAACTGGGATGGTTGTTGCCCAATGCGGGCCAGGCGCCCTGGCTGAACGAACTGGCTTTCGCACTGCCGCCCGGCAAGCCGTCGCGGCCGGTAAGGGAGCCGGCCAGGGACGGCGTCGCCAGCTGGCGGATTGTCTTGGTCGAAGAGCGGCGGGAAGGCATGCAGCCGGCGGATAGCGAAGCGGTGCGCTATATCGCCAGCCAGGCATTGGCCAAACGTAAGGCGGTGGCGTATTTCAAGGATCTGCGCGAATCGCTTTACCGCGAAGCCGACGTTGAATTAAATCCCGATGCGCTGGGTTTTCGGCAGGCAGCCCTGCCCGGTAAGGAGTAG
- the phnF gene encoding phosphonate metabolism transcriptional regulator PhnF, with translation MPDMSPLSTTSPCQLARRSGTAIWRQIEETLAADILAGARTGRLPNETELAAHFGVNRHTVRQAAKALADRGLVEVVHGRGTFVREGMIAYELGRRSRLAHSLAKARRIGVSQLTGQRDNVAESDVAEMLELPPDSRVTRIDTLDRVDERVVGVCTQYFPLPRFAGLAEVYQQLGKTHLALAHFGVTDFQRKLSRISAMLPTREMAQLLGQAVTQPILRVETVYVDADGIPIEYGISHFDSGAVQLVVEP, from the coding sequence ATGCCTGATATGTCACCGCTAAGCACCACATCCCCCTGCCAGCTCGCACGCCGTTCCGGCACCGCCATCTGGCGCCAGATCGAAGAAACCCTGGCGGCGGACATCCTGGCTGGCGCCCGCACGGGACGCCTGCCCAATGAAACCGAACTGGCCGCGCATTTCGGCGTAAACCGCCACACCGTCAGACAAGCGGCCAAGGCCCTGGCCGATCGCGGCTTGGTCGAGGTGGTGCACGGTCGCGGCACCTTCGTCCGCGAAGGCATGATCGCCTACGAACTGGGCCGCCGCAGCCGCCTTGCCCACAGCCTGGCCAAGGCGCGGCGCATAGGCGTCAGCCAACTCACCGGCCAACGGGATAACGTGGCGGAGTCGGATGTCGCGGAAATGCTCGAACTGCCGCCGGACAGCCGCGTCACCCGGATCGATACCCTGGACCGGGTGGACGAACGGGTAGTGGGTGTTTGCACCCAGTATTTCCCGCTACCGCGTTTTGCCGGTTTAGCCGAGGTCTACCAGCAACTGGGTAAGACCCATCTGGCCTTGGCACACTTCGGCGTGACCGATTTCCAACGCAAGCTGAGCCGCATCAGCGCCATGCTGCCGACCCGCGAGATGGCGCAATTGCTGGGCCAAGCCGTTACACAGCCGATACTCCGTGTCGAAACCGTGTATGTCGATGCGGACGGTATCCCTATCGAATACGGAATTTCGCATTTCGATAGTGGCGCGGTGCAGTTGGTTGTCGAGCCATGA
- a CDS encoding phospholipase, producing the protein MKLARLLAGVAVACCLVSPAHAFSQETHRRIVIDAVAYMQANAATTNFAKLQSGATRAGYTVEQFAAALGQGAYDVDDFADTYLCGATTGDCQLAPLWGMGSAFVNYTSYHHFQNHTAGPDVHGNALGGYNYQKLTVWGDIDNMAAAWLYGDYLDDGRGGLKGWFGDNSKYNSYGLTEANYRMGGHSTPAMYADFESMPFQPIDNLGQYWFQQFLARPTVQTLGFVMHTTDLLQPHHTWTTSALNHVQWEGWVKDYYDSERLNDPALVKTALADFTPVALSATDIRPLLTQGGDISYARGGAVLSATDHETRRTVAKVVVPHAIAMVVHILNRAAERF; encoded by the coding sequence ATGAAACTCGCCCGTCTGTTGGCCGGTGTAGCGGTAGCTTGCTGTCTAGTCTCTCCCGCGCACGCCTTTTCGCAGGAAACCCATCGCCGTATCGTGATCGATGCCGTGGCCTATATGCAGGCCAATGCCGCCACGACCAACTTCGCCAAGCTGCAGTCCGGCGCCACCCGCGCCGGCTACACCGTGGAGCAGTTCGCCGCCGCGCTGGGGCAGGGGGCCTATGATGTCGATGATTTCGCCGACACCTATCTGTGCGGCGCGACCACCGGCGATTGCCAGCTGGCTCCGCTGTGGGGGATGGGCTCCGCTTTCGTCAACTACACCAGCTACCACCATTTCCAGAACCATACCGCCGGTCCCGATGTGCATGGCAATGCGCTGGGCGGCTACAACTACCAGAAGCTCACGGTATGGGGCGATATCGACAATATGGCGGCGGCCTGGCTGTATGGCGACTATCTGGACGATGGCCGGGGCGGCCTGAAGGGCTGGTTCGGCGACAATTCCAAGTACAACAGCTATGGTCTCACCGAGGCCAATTACCGCATGGGCGGACATTCGACTCCGGCGATGTATGCCGACTTCGAATCCATGCCGTTCCAGCCCATCGATAATCTGGGCCAGTACTGGTTCCAGCAGTTCCTGGCCCGGCCCACGGTGCAAACGCTGGGTTTTGTGATGCACACCACCGATCTGCTGCAGCCACACCACACCTGGACGACGTCGGCGCTCAACCATGTGCAGTGGGAGGGCTGGGTCAAGGACTACTACGACAGCGAGCGCCTGAATGATCCGGCCCTGGTGAAAACGGCCTTGGCGGACTTTACCCCGGTAGCGCTCAGCGCCACGGATATCCGGCCTTTGCTGACCCAGGGCGGCGATATTTCCTACGCCCGTGGCGGCGCCGTGCTGTCCGCCACGGATCATGAAACGCGTCGTACCGTTGCCAAGGTGGTGGTGCCGCACGCCATTGCCATGGTCGTGCATATCCTCAACCGCGCCGCCGAGCGCTTCTGA